One window of the Pseudofrankia sp. DC12 genome contains the following:
- a CDS encoding lantibiotic dehydratase, protein MYQATDAALIRAAAYPQDLALHAWPDLTDNQPGQWLDWLRRVWELPQFAAAVAQATPDLAAQIGRALADEPIQARRLRRVTESTVRYLLRWTTRATPFGRFAGVAPVMFGPHAAVRWAENHHVVIRPDGHRIAEFTAAAERGVATLPTVTVVTNALGFRRGRVWVLPCARAKGDTMWDIEIGLTDPVRVAVEVATVPITSGEFIATMAEKLASDTAKAERLLTALVSAGVLLTAIRPPMVVTDPVAHLARFKASPDLGTGTAVDLRVDCAVTLPPAVVREAEEAARALVAVAPHLPGWADYHRAFLERWGPGAAVPVRDVLAILGFPAGYRGSPRLDPAVLAPRDGLLATLAQRSALDGCAEVVLDDDLIESLRGEDDRPPIPHTELRFTLAASTLRDLDRGSFTLTVVSGARHAGVAAGRFLHLLTPGELDRFRAVYAALPTALPGAQTVQLSGPPLDPRLTTVARAPELLPVLPAGDFHPGSPWTLTDLAITGDGQRLWLVSSTTGRSVEPLLFNSVRLPAGQQPILRFLTEIWTAWTAPCARFDWGQARHLPFLPRVRRGRSILHPARWSILASSLPARTAPWPEWKTAWQRHRERQRLPREVLMGEHDRLLQLDLDENAHLALLRQHLDHRASAVLIEASGSSEWIHGRPAEIMLTLTHAQPAPRAAARPARPASTLAYRPGRSRWLDARLAGRSDQILARLAEFPDLPPGWWFLRYPRPEAHLRLRIPLQDTTRFAQATSNLALWAAQLQDDGLLADYTLATYRPETRHGTGETLAAAEAVFAADSRAVLQRLSGDRQAATAAGMIAIADGFTSDGARWLVDHAPHHSGPRLQSAQLAGARLPFRDSDLAAALAAYRALAHRDGLNTDQMLADLLHLHHARMIGVDTASERHCLRLARAVARTDLMTRTTS, encoded by the coding sequence ACCGACAACCAGCCCGGCCAGTGGCTGGACTGGCTGCGTCGGGTGTGGGAACTGCCGCAGTTCGCGGCGGCCGTCGCGCAGGCCACGCCGGACCTGGCCGCCCAGATCGGCCGCGCCCTGGCCGACGAGCCAATCCAGGCCCGCAGGCTGCGACGGGTGACGGAGTCGACGGTCCGCTACCTGCTTCGGTGGACGACTCGGGCCACGCCGTTCGGCAGGTTCGCCGGCGTCGCGCCCGTCATGTTCGGTCCGCACGCGGCGGTCCGCTGGGCGGAGAACCACCACGTGGTGATCCGCCCGGACGGCCACCGGATCGCAGAGTTCACAGCCGCAGCTGAGCGGGGGGTGGCGACGCTGCCGACCGTCACGGTGGTGACGAACGCGCTGGGATTTCGCCGCGGCCGAGTGTGGGTGCTGCCCTGCGCCCGCGCTAAGGGCGACACGATGTGGGACATCGAGATCGGCCTCACCGACCCGGTGCGCGTGGCGGTCGAGGTGGCCACCGTCCCAATTACTTCTGGCGAGTTCATCGCGACGATGGCCGAAAAGCTGGCCAGCGACACCGCGAAGGCGGAGCGGTTGCTCACTGCGCTGGTGAGCGCCGGGGTACTCCTTACCGCGATCAGACCGCCGATGGTTGTGACCGACCCGGTCGCGCACCTGGCCCGTTTCAAAGCCTCTCCCGACCTGGGTACCGGGACCGCAGTCGATCTGCGCGTCGACTGCGCGGTGACGCTGCCTCCCGCCGTGGTCCGCGAGGCCGAGGAAGCCGCCCGCGCGCTCGTCGCCGTCGCGCCCCACCTGCCGGGCTGGGCCGACTACCACCGCGCATTCCTCGAACGATGGGGTCCCGGCGCGGCGGTACCAGTGCGCGACGTCCTGGCCATCCTCGGCTTTCCCGCCGGATACCGTGGCTCGCCCCGCCTCGACCCGGCAGTGCTCGCCCCCCGCGACGGGCTTCTGGCCACGCTCGCGCAGCGGTCGGCCCTGGATGGGTGCGCCGAGGTGGTCCTCGATGACGATCTGATCGAGTCCCTGCGGGGCGAGGACGACCGGCCGCCAATCCCACACACTGAGCTGCGGTTCACCCTCGCCGCCAGCACCCTACGTGACCTTGACCGCGGTTCGTTCACCCTGACAGTGGTGAGCGGGGCCCGCCACGCGGGCGTGGCCGCCGGCCGGTTCCTGCACCTGCTCACCCCCGGCGAGCTGGACCGTTTCCGCGCCGTCTACGCCGCCCTGCCGACCGCCCTGCCGGGCGCGCAGACCGTGCAACTGTCCGGCCCTCCACTGGACCCCCGGCTCACCACCGTCGCCCGTGCCCCGGAGCTTCTGCCAGTCCTGCCCGCCGGCGACTTCCACCCCGGCTCGCCCTGGACGCTGACGGACTTGGCGATCACCGGAGACGGCCAGCGACTGTGGCTGGTGTCGTCCACAACCGGCCGGTCGGTGGAGCCGCTGTTGTTCAACAGCGTGCGCCTGCCGGCGGGCCAGCAACCGATCCTCCGGTTCCTCACCGAGATCTGGACCGCGTGGACAGCGCCCTGCGCCCGGTTCGACTGGGGCCAGGCCCGTCACCTGCCGTTCCTGCCACGGGTCCGGCGAGGCCGCTCCATCCTGCATCCGGCCCGCTGGAGCATCCTGGCGAGCTCGTTACCCGCCCGCACCGCACCCTGGCCGGAATGGAAGACCGCCTGGCAGCGCCACCGCGAACGCCAGCGGCTGCCACGCGAGGTGCTGATGGGCGAGCACGACAGGCTGCTGCAGCTCGACCTCGACGAGAACGCCCACCTCGCGCTGCTGCGCCAGCACCTCGACCACCGGGCCAGCGCCGTCCTGATCGAGGCCAGTGGCTCATCGGAGTGGATCCACGGTCGACCCGCCGAGATCATGCTCACGCTCACTCACGCGCAGCCGGCGCCTCGCGCGGCCGCGCGCCCGGCCCGCCCCGCCAGCACCCTCGCCTACCGGCCCGGCCGCTCGCGCTGGCTGGACGCCCGGCTCGCCGGACGATCTGATCAGATCCTCGCCCGGCTCGCAGAGTTCCCCGACCTACCCCCTGGCTGGTGGTTTCTGCGCTACCCACGACCCGAGGCCCATCTGCGGCTGCGGATACCGCTCCAGGACACCACCCGATTCGCCCAAGCCACATCCAACCTCGCGCTGTGGGCAGCGCAGTTGCAGGACGACGGTCTGCTGGCCGACTACACACTGGCGACCTACCGACCCGAGACCCGCCACGGCACCGGCGAGACCCTCGCCGCAGCCGAGGCGGTGTTCGCCGCCGACTCTCGCGCCGTGCTCCAGCGGTTATCCGGCGACCGGCAGGCCGCGACCGCGGCAGGGATGATCGCCATCGCCGATGGGTTCACCAGCGACGGCGCCCGCTGGCTCGTCGACCACGCACCTCACCACAGTGGACCCCGCTTACAGTCCGCCCAGCTCGCGGGCGCCCGCCTGCCGTTTCGGGACAGCGACCTGGCCGCGGCCTTGGCCGCCTACCGGGCCCTCGCCCATAGGGACGGCCTGAATACCGATCAAATGCTGGCCGATCTGCTGCACCTTCACCACGCCCGCATGATCGGAGTCGACACCGCCTCCGAACGGCACTGCCTACGCCTCGCCCGTGCCGTGGCCCGTACCGACCTGATGACGAGAACAACCTCGTGA
- a CDS encoding thiopeptide-type bacteriocin biosynthesis protein → MNETAWRQVNITYPGHDRRQRERHAVDHLAHVLPAAEADGLITAWFFIRKGPWRIRYLLTQDAAGGHRGPNGDPVRPLLVDGVSWTPDIYEPETHAFGGTASMHSAHALFHHDSHYLLPYLIDNPTDRRERSLLLCTALMRTAGLDLNEQGDVWARIAGLRPLATRGPLDLQNWVSFTSNVRHLLLGHARVGLIDHSWISAFEEAGRKLRAHRENGTLTRGLRAVITQYVIFHWNRLGLSAVTQATLARAAREALFRSRAAPVS, encoded by the coding sequence ATGAATGAAACAGCCTGGAGACAGGTAAACATCACCTACCCGGGCCACGATCGCCGTCAACGTGAACGCCACGCCGTCGACCACCTCGCCCACGTGCTTCCCGCAGCCGAGGCCGACGGCCTCATCACCGCCTGGTTCTTCATCCGCAAAGGGCCTTGGCGTATCCGCTACCTGCTCACCCAGGACGCGGCCGGCGGCCACCGCGGACCGAACGGCGATCCCGTCCGTCCCCTGCTCGTCGACGGGGTCAGCTGGACCCCCGACATCTACGAACCAGAAACGCACGCCTTTGGCGGCACCGCAAGCATGCACTCAGCGCACGCCCTGTTCCACCACGACAGCCACTACCTTCTTCCCTACCTCATCGACAACCCCACCGACCGCCGCGAACGTTCACTCCTGCTGTGTACCGCGCTCATGCGAACCGCAGGCCTTGATCTCAACGAACAGGGTGACGTATGGGCGCGGATCGCCGGCCTGCGCCCTCTAGCGACGCGCGGGCCTCTCGATCTTCAGAATTGGGTATCGTTCACCAGCAACGTCCGCCACCTCCTCCTCGGCCACGCCCGCGTAGGACTCATCGACCACAGCTGGATCAGCGCATTCGAGGAAGCGGGCAGGAAACTCCGAGCTCACCGCGAAAACGGCACACTCACCCGAGGACTACGTGCCGTCATCACACAATACGTGATCTTCCACTGGAACCGCCTCGGGCTTAGCGCCGTCACTCAGGCCACGCTCGCCCGAGCCGCAAGGGAGGCCCTTTTCCGCAGCCGTGCCGCACCCGTCTCGTGA
- a CDS encoding sel1 repeat family protein, with product MTLLAESGDVEGAIEALRPGADIGDENAAYRLAELLAETGDVEGAVGTLRARADSGDENSAYRLALLLAETGDIAGLRARAELGDRHAAHRLALLLAETGDVEGAVGTLRARADSGDENAAYRLALLLAETGDIAGLRARAEAGDRNSVHRLADLLAQTGNVEGEVGTLRARADSGDENAAYRLALLLAETGDAAGLRARAEAGDRHSAHRLALLLTQTGNDKGLRARANNGDENAVYRLARLLAETGDVAAAVGTLRARADTGDDNAAYRLARLLAETGDVEGLRARADSGDENAVYRLARLLAETGDVEGLRARADVGDRHAAYRLARLLAQTGNIEGAIKTPHARANIRDENAAHRMTEQLAKTGDIEGLRGRAIAGDGQAAYRLAWLLAKGGDDRLLRFGFSIDGSVADSRDW from the coding sequence GTGACGCTGCTGGCCGAGTCCGGGGACGTCGAGGGTGCGATCGAGGCTCTGCGCCCCGGCGCCGACATCGGCGACGAGAACGCGGCCTACCGGCTCGCAGAGTTGTTGGCCGAGACGGGGGACGTCGAGGGTGCGGTCGGGACCCTGCGTGCCCGCGCGGATAGCGGTGATGAGAATTCTGCCTATCGTTTGGCGCTGCTGTTAGCCGAGACCGGGGACATCGCGGGTCTGCGTGCTCGCGCCGAGTTGGGCGACCGGCATGCCGCCCACCGGCTGGCCCTGCTGCTGGCCGAGACGGGGGACGTCGAGGGTGCGGTCGGGACCCTGCGTGCCCGCGCGGACAGCGGTGATGAGAATGCCGCCTATCGTTTGGCCCTGCTGTTAGCCGAGACCGGGGACATCGCGGGTCTGCGTGCTCGCGCCGAAGCAGGCGACCGAAATAGCGTCCACCGGCTTGCGGACCTGTTGGCTCAGACCGGGAACGTTGAGGGTGAAGTCGGGACCCTGCGTGCCCGCGCGGACAGCGGTGATGAGAATGCCGCCTATCGTTTGGCCCTGCTGTTAGCCGAGACCGGGGACGCCGCGGGTCTGCGTGCTCGTGCCGAAGCAGGCGACCGGCATTCCGCTCACCGGCTGGCTCTGCTACTGACCCAGACCGGGAACGACAAGGGTCTGCGAGCTCGTGCCAACAACGGCGACGAGAACGCGGTCTACCGGTTGGCCAGGCTGCTGGCCGAGACGGGGGACGTCGCGGCGGCGGTCGGGACCCTGCGCGCCCGCGCCGACACTGGCGACGACAACGCGGCCTACCGCTTAGCCAGGCTGCTGGCCGAGACCGGAGACGTCGAGGGCCTGCGTGCCCGTGCCGACAGCGGCGACGAGAACGCGGTCTACCGGTTGGCCAGGCTGCTGGCCGAGACCGGAGACGTCGAGGGCCTGCGTGCCCGTGCCGACGTCGGCGACCGGCATGCCGCCTACCGGCTGGCCAGGCTGCTGGCCCAGACCGGGAACATCGAGGGTGCGATCAAGACTCCGCACGCCCGCGCCAACATTCGTGATGAGAATGCCGCCCACCGGATGACCGAGCAATTGGCCAAGACAGGGGACATTGAGGGCCTGCGTGGCCGGGCCATCGCCGGCGACGGGCAGGCCGCCTACCGGCTGGCTTGGCTGCTCGCCAAGGGCGGTGATGATCGATTGCTGCGTTTTGGTTTCAGTATCGACGGGTCAGTGGCGGACAGCCGGGACTGGTGA
- a CDS encoding toll/interleukin-1 receptor domain-containing protein has protein sequence MGAGADAPVGGRVGDGADFFVSYAEVDRPWAEWISWHLEDAGYRVVLQAWDFSAGAHLIRELDWAVSTTARTVAVVSASYLDSAYGEAQWQAAWAADPSGNARKLVAVRVEDCSLPGFLGLLVGADLFGLEQEEAGVRLLAAVAGGRGKPHRPVAFPGGASPARPWFPGSSGSLLAGWRRVADADPYWLGVHRPIQVSGVADGDLPAYVARDVDEAVDGVHAKITAAAERGGFVLLIGDSSVGKTRTVYEAVRAVVSDWWLVHPADAAAVGALVGLRPRQLVVWLDEIQNYLDGDHGLTAGVLRGLLDGPGPVVVVATIWPDRFARYTALPDRDSDEDRHREQRSLLWLADSVQIDSTFSHAEYDRAERSAQTDPKLRAALATADYGLTQTLAAAPQLVARWEQAIASGGPARGPYRSALLTAALDAARLGARAPLPAALLRAAAPGYCNARQQARAPGDWFEDALAYATDNNTMHGAAAALDPAGLGGMGNITGYITADYLLQYATRARHGNRPPASLWTALRDHLTDPNDIDRIATATYDRRIYTIAVPLLRTRADNGDEFAAYRLAELLVS, from the coding sequence GTGGGAGCGGGGGCGGACGCGCCGGTCGGCGGGCGCGTTGGTGACGGTGCGGATTTCTTCGTGTCGTACGCCGAGGTCGACCGGCCGTGGGCGGAGTGGATCTCCTGGCACCTGGAGGATGCCGGCTACCGGGTGGTGCTACAGGCATGGGACTTCAGCGCCGGTGCACATCTAATCCGTGAGTTGGATTGGGCAGTCTCGACGACGGCCCGCACGGTCGCGGTCGTGTCGGCGTCCTATCTGGATTCGGCGTATGGCGAGGCGCAGTGGCAGGCGGCGTGGGCCGCCGACCCGTCCGGCAACGCCCGCAAGCTGGTGGCGGTACGGGTCGAGGACTGCTCCCTGCCAGGGTTTCTCGGACTGCTGGTCGGGGCTGATCTGTTCGGTCTGGAACAGGAGGAAGCTGGGGTGCGCCTGCTGGCAGCTGTGGCGGGTGGTCGGGGCAAACCTCACCGTCCCGTGGCATTCCCAGGCGGGGCCAGCCCCGCCCGACCTTGGTTTCCAGGGTCATCCGGCAGCCTGTTGGCGGGGTGGCGGCGGGTCGCGGATGCCGACCCCTACTGGCTGGGAGTGCACCGGCCGATCCAGGTGTCAGGCGTGGCGGACGGGGACCTGCCGGCCTATGTAGCCCGCGATGTCGACGAGGCAGTTGACGGGGTTCACGCCAAGATCACTGCAGCCGCTGAACGGGGCGGGTTTGTCCTGCTGATCGGGGACTCGTCGGTGGGGAAGACTCGGACGGTCTATGAGGCGGTGCGCGCCGTCGTGTCGGACTGGTGGCTGGTTCACCCGGCCGACGCTGCGGCGGTCGGCGCGCTGGTCGGGCTTCGGCCGCGCCAGCTGGTGGTCTGGCTGGATGAGATCCAGAACTATCTCGATGGCGACCATGGCCTGACCGCCGGCGTGCTGCGTGGGCTGCTGGACGGGCCGGGGCCAGTGGTGGTGGTCGCCACGATCTGGCCCGACCGTTTCGCCCGCTACACTGCGCTGCCGGACCGCGACAGCGACGAGGACCGCCACCGGGAGCAACGTAGCCTGCTGTGGTTGGCCGACTCGGTCCAGATCGACTCCACGTTCAGTCACGCCGAATATGACCGAGCCGAACGGTCCGCCCAGACCGACCCGAAGCTGCGAGCCGCGCTTGCCACGGCCGATTACGGGCTGACCCAGACGCTGGCCGCCGCCCCGCAGTTGGTCGCTCGCTGGGAACAGGCCATCGCCAGCGGCGGCCCGGCCCGTGGGCCGTACCGGTCGGCGCTGCTGACCGCCGCGCTCGACGCCGCCCGCCTTGGCGCCCGCGCACCCCTGCCCGCAGCCCTATTGCGCGCGGCGGCACCCGGCTACTGCAACGCCCGACAGCAGGCCCGGGCCCCCGGCGACTGGTTCGAGGACGCCCTCGCCTACGCCACTGACAACAACACCATGCACGGCGCCGCCGCCGCTCTAGACCCCGCCGGACTCGGCGGCATGGGCAATATTACCGGCTACATCACCGCTGACTACCTCCTCCAATACGCGACGCGTGCTCGCCACGGAAACCGCCCACCCGCCAGCCTTTGGACCGCGCTACGCGACCATCTCACCGACCCGAACGACATTGACCGCATCGCCACTGCCACATATGACCGGCGCATCTACACCATCGCCGTCCCCCTCCTTCGAACACGCGCCGACAATGGCGACGAGTTCGCCGCCTACCGGCTTGCCGAGCTGCTAGTGTCCTGA
- a CDS encoding effector-associated domain EAD1-containing protein produces the protein MRGGAVNGEGLTEREISAFAAVFHDRDAATDLLAAVRFPLADLPSSAPTPRLFWSAISRELRAGALVDGRRKLLTAARERYPNNSAFDGIATAAAVGGATPSGPVVWNLPGRLPRFVGRDGLLADLHAKLTADARVALVALDGMGGVGKSAAALEYAHRHAAEFDVAWWVPAERAELVGQHLAGLAKALGLPPGSDPASIWIALRRVASWLVIFDNVEDVGAVAPFQPGEGGRVLVTSRLRSVRGLGRALPVPLLDRDASVALLQERVSGLDRAVAGQLAAAVGDLPFAVEQAAGYLDETDTPGRRLLLRHVWDRSARPRWQSSLARRARTDRGRH, from the coding sequence GTGCGCGGGGGTGCGGTGAACGGCGAAGGGCTGACCGAGCGGGAGATCTCCGCGTTCGCGGCGGTCTTTCATGACCGTGACGCCGCCACGGATCTTCTGGCTGCCGTGCGCTTTCCGCTCGCGGACCTGCCGTCGAGTGCACCGACGCCCCGGCTGTTCTGGTCGGCGATCTCTCGGGAGCTTCGCGCCGGTGCGCTGGTCGACGGCAGGCGGAAGCTTCTCACGGCGGCCCGGGAACGTTACCCGAACAACTCGGCGTTTGACGGCATCGCCACGGCCGCTGCCGTGGGCGGCGCGACACCGTCTGGGCCTGTGGTCTGGAACCTTCCTGGGCGTCTGCCACGCTTCGTCGGGCGCGACGGGCTCCTCGCCGACCTTCACGCGAAACTGACCGCCGATGCCAGGGTGGCGTTGGTCGCGCTGGATGGGATGGGCGGAGTGGGTAAGTCGGCGGCCGCGTTGGAATACGCCCACCGTCATGCTGCAGAGTTCGATGTCGCCTGGTGGGTTCCCGCCGAGCGGGCCGAGCTCGTTGGCCAGCACCTGGCAGGCCTGGCCAAGGCCTTGGGCCTGCCTCCTGGCTCAGACCCGGCGTCGATCTGGATCGCGCTGCGAAGAGTTGCCTCTTGGCTGGTCATCTTCGACAACGTCGAAGATGTCGGCGCTGTGGCACCGTTCCAGCCCGGTGAAGGCGGCAGGGTGCTGGTGACCTCACGGCTGCGTTCCGTCCGCGGGCTGGGCCGCGCGCTGCCGGTCCCGCTGTTAGACCGGGACGCCTCCGTGGCCCTGCTCCAGGAGCGGGTCTCTGGCCTGGACCGGGCTGTGGCCGGCCAGCTCGCCGCCGCCGTCGGTGACCTGCCGTTCGCGGTCGAACAGGCTGCCGGCTATCTCGACGAGACCGACACACCCGGCCGTCGACTTCTGCTACGTCATGTCTGGGACCGCAGCGCGCGTCCCCGCTGGCAAAGTTCTCTGGCTCGTCGTGCGCGCACCGACCGCGGCCGACACTAA
- a CDS encoding lanthionine synthetase C family protein, whose amino-acid sequence MTAGQSLTDGAAGIALLHLETGDWPAAFATLHQAVADSVSVADSASLYYGVPALAFVLAARDHPGLARARATAAAGTATVTRRRLQEAHRRMDACERPRYAEYDLIRGLTGLGVALRRIGDLDLLRDVLTYLVRLTEPIDGLPGWWCPHGPDRAQAGPPGGHSNHGLAHGITGPLALLALTSIDGLEISGQAEAITRICQWLDTWERQAGAGTWWPQHLTLDDLDRGEPHQRGPLRPSWCYSTPGIARAQQLAGRALADLNRLHKAEAAFAACITDPAQLGRLIDRSLCHGTGGLLTVARRINAEALTPIAIEPLADLHQRTNRTATEQAGLLDGQAGADLATAGTTTTNWDACLLLC is encoded by the coding sequence GTGACGGCGGGGCAGTCGCTCACCGATGGAGCTGCCGGCATCGCGCTCCTCCACCTGGAAACCGGGGACTGGCCGGCGGCCTTCGCGACACTGCACCAGGCCGTCGCCGACAGCGTCAGCGTCGCCGATAGCGCGAGCCTCTACTACGGCGTGCCCGCCCTCGCGTTCGTCCTGGCCGCGCGTGACCATCCGGGCCTCGCCCGAGCGAGGGCGACCGCCGCCGCGGGCACCGCCACAGTCACGCGCCGCCGGCTACAGGAGGCGCACCGCCGCATGGACGCCTGCGAGCGGCCCCGCTACGCCGAATACGACCTGATCCGCGGCCTGACCGGACTCGGCGTCGCACTACGCCGCATCGGCGATCTCGATCTGCTGCGCGACGTGCTGACCTACCTGGTGCGGCTCACCGAGCCGATCGACGGCCTCCCCGGCTGGTGGTGCCCGCACGGCCCCGACCGCGCCCAGGCCGGACCACCCGGCGGCCACAGCAACCACGGGCTCGCCCACGGGATCACCGGACCGCTCGCGCTCCTGGCCCTCACTTCAATCGACGGCCTCGAGATCTCCGGACAGGCCGAAGCCATCACACGGATCTGCCAGTGGCTGGACACCTGGGAACGGCAAGCAGGCGCAGGCACGTGGTGGCCTCAGCACCTCACGCTCGATGACCTCGACCGGGGCGAACCCCATCAGCGCGGCCCGCTGCGGCCCTCCTGGTGTTACTCCACTCCTGGTATTGCCCGCGCGCAGCAACTCGCCGGCCGGGCCCTCGCCGACCTGAACCGCCTGCACAAAGCTGAGGCCGCCTTCGCCGCATGTATCACCGACCCGGCTCAACTCGGCCGCCTCATCGACCGCAGCCTGTGTCACGGCACCGGAGGACTCCTCACCGTCGCCCGCCGGATCAACGCCGAGGCACTCACCCCCATCGCGATCGAACCCCTGGCCGACCTCCATCAACGCACCAACCGAACGGCCACCGAACAGGCCGGACTCCTCGACGGCCAGGCCGGCGCCGACCTGGCCACAGCCGGAACCACAACCACCAACTGGGACGCCTGCCTCCTGCTCTGCTAA
- a CDS encoding IS630 family transposase — MPGTRAVQIELSVEERRVLEGWVRRPKTSQALATRSRIVLACASEATNGQVAGTVGVSIGTVAKWRGRFLKDRLEGLVDEPRPGRPRTVSDDQVYEVVTKTLETTPPNGDTHWSTRSMAKATGLSQSTVSRMWRAFGLKPHLVETWKLSTDPLFVEKVRDVVGVYLDPPEKAIVLCVDEKSQIQALDRTAPVLPMMPGTPQRMTHTYVRNGTTSLFAALDPTSGSVIAQHYRRHRHQEFLRFLKLIDASVPTGYDLHLILDNYATHKTPEVQKWLLRHPRFHLHFTPTSSSWMNLVERWFAELTNRKLRRSAHRSVVELEADIRKWINAWNKDPKPFVWAKTADEILETLAAYCQRINDSGH, encoded by the coding sequence ATGCCTGGGACGCGCGCTGTGCAGATTGAGCTTTCCGTCGAGGAGCGGCGGGTGTTGGAGGGCTGGGTGCGGCGTCCGAAGACGTCGCAGGCGTTGGCGACGCGGTCACGGATCGTGCTGGCGTGCGCATCGGAGGCCACGAACGGGCAGGTGGCGGGGACGGTCGGGGTATCGATCGGCACGGTGGCGAAGTGGCGGGGCCGGTTTTTGAAGGATCGGTTGGAGGGTTTGGTTGACGAGCCGCGGCCGGGCCGGCCGCGGACGGTGTCGGACGACCAGGTTTATGAGGTGGTCACGAAGACGTTGGAGACGACGCCGCCGAATGGTGACACGCATTGGTCGACGAGGTCGATGGCGAAGGCGACGGGGTTGTCGCAGTCGACGGTGTCGCGGATGTGGCGGGCGTTCGGTTTGAAGCCGCATTTGGTCGAGACGTGGAAGCTCTCGACCGATCCGCTGTTCGTGGAGAAGGTCCGTGATGTGGTCGGGGTGTATCTCGATCCGCCGGAGAAGGCGATTGTTCTCTGTGTCGACGAAAAAAGCCAAATTCAGGCTTTGGATCGCACCGCGCCTGTTCTTCCGATGATGCCCGGTACCCCGCAGCGGATGACTCATACCTACGTCCGCAACGGCACGACCAGCCTGTTCGCCGCCTTGGACCCGACGTCCGGGTCGGTGATCGCTCAGCATTACCGGCGCCACCGCCATCAGGAATTTCTCCGTTTCCTGAAGCTGATCGACGCCTCGGTTCCCACCGGCTACGACCTGCATCTGATTCTCGACAACTACGCCACCCACAAGACTCCGGAGGTGCAGAAGTGGCTGCTGCGGCATCCCCGGTTTCATCTCCACTTCACCCCGACCTCGTCGTCATGGATGAATCTCGTGGAGCGCTGGTTCGCCGAGTTGACGAACCGCAAACTGCGTCGCTCTGCTCACCGTTCCGTCGTCGAACTCGAAGCCGACATCCGAAAGTGGATCAACGCCTGGAACAAGGACCCGAAGCCGTTCGTCTGGGCCAAGACCGCGGACGAGATCCTCGAGACCCTCGCCGCCTACTGCCAACGAATTAACGACTCAGGACACTAG